Proteins encoded together in one Sus scrofa isolate TJ Tabasco breed Duroc unplaced genomic scaffold, Sscrofa11.1 Contig1537, whole genome shotgun sequence window:
- the PPP2R3B gene encoding serine/threonine-protein phosphatase 2A regulatory subunit B'' subunit beta isoform X5: protein MEDMGRVAKACGCPLYWKGPLFCGAGGERTGSVSVHKFVAMWRKVLQNCHDDAAKFVHLLMNPGCNYLVQEDFIPFLQDVVNTHPGLAFLKEASEFHSRYITTVIQRIFYTVNRSWSGRITCAELRRSSFLQNVALLEEEADINQLTEFFSYEHFYVIYCKFWELDTDHDLLIDAQDLARHNDHAISSRMIDRIFSGAVTRYVSAPLLCASSGLWPLSRCVHLCRSPPTGAARSVPANVTGKKVQKGGKISYADFVWFLISEEDKKTPTSIEYWFRCMDLDGDGALSMFELEYFYEEQCRRLDSMAIEALPFEDCLCQMLDLVKPQSEGRITLSDLKRCKLAGVFFDTFFNIEKYLDHEQREQASLLRESDSEGPELSDWERYAAEEYDLLVAEEAVGEPWEDGYDAELSPVDQKLSALRSPLAQRPFFETPSGLGTVDLYECGDDDLQPS, encoded by the exons GCCTGCGGCTGCCCGCTCTACTGGAAGGGGCCGCTTTTCTGCGGTGCGGGGGGAGAGCGCACCGGCTCCGTCTCCGTCCACAAGTTCGTCGCCATGTGGAGAAA GGTCCTGCAGAACTGTCATGACGATGCTGCCAAGTTCGTCCATCTGCTCATGAATCCCGGGTGCAACTACCTGGTGCAGGAGGACTTCATCCCCTTCCTGCAG GACGTGGTGAACACCCACCCCGGCCTGGCCTTCCTGAAGGAGGCGTCCGAGTTCCATTCCCGCTACATCACCACC GTCATTCAGAGGATCTTCTACACCGTGAACAGGTCCTGGTCCGGGAGGATCACCTGTGCAGAACTCAGGAGGAGCAGCTTCCTGCAG AACGTGGCGCTGCTGGAAGAGGAAGCGGACATCAACCAGCTGACAGAGTTCTTCTCGTACGAGCACTTCTACGTCATCTACTGCAAGTTCTGGGAGCTGGACACCGACCACGACCTGCTCATCGACGCGCAGGACCTGGCCCGGCACAATGACCACG CCATTTCCAGCAGGATGATTGACAGGATCTTCTCCGGAGCCGTCACGCGGTACGTCTCGGCCCCGCTGCTCTGCGCCTCCTCAGGGCTGTGGCCGCTTTCGCGCTGTGTCCACCTCTGCCGTTCGCCGCCCACGGGGGCGGCACGTTCAGTGCCTGCCAACGTCAC AGGGAAGAAGGTGCAGAAAGGCGGCAAGATAAGCTACGCGGACTTTGTCTGGTTTCTGATCTCGGAGGAGGACAAGAAGACTCCCACCAG CATCGAGTACTGGTTCCGCTGCATGGACCTGGACGGGGATGGGGCGCTGTCCATGTTCGAGCTGGAGTACTTCTACGAGGAGCAGTGCCGCAGGCTGGACAGCATGGCCATCGAGGCCCTGCCCTTCGAGGACTGCCTCTGCCAGATGCTGGACCTGGTGAAGCCCCAGAGTGAAG GGAGGATCACGCTGAGCGACCTGAAGCGCTGCAAGCTCGCCGGCGTCTTCTTCGACACCTTCTTCAACATCGAGAAGTACCTGGACCACGAGCAGAGAGAGCAAGCCTCGCTGCTCAGG GAGAGCGACAGCGAGGGCCCCGAGCTGTCCGACTGGGAGCGCTACGCGGCCGAGGAGTACGACCTGCTGGTGGCCGAGGAGGCCGTGGGCGAGCCGTGGGAGGATGG GTACGACGCCGAGCTCAGCCCTGTGGACCAGAAGCTGAGTGCGCTGCGGTCTCCGCTGGCCCAGAGGCCCTTCTTCGAGACGCCGTCTGGCCTGGGCACCGTTGACCTGTACGAGTGCGGGGATGACGACCTGCAGCCCTCGTGA